The following is a genomic window from Terriglobia bacterium.
ACCTCCGTTATCTCGGCCATTACCCGCGTGACCTTTCCCCGCTTGCAATTGCCGCGCTATTGTTGCCTTCCGTACGCGGTTCTCTCCTGGAGGGTGGAATGATTTCCTTCGCCGCAATTGGAATGCTTTCCTTCACTACGCTGTGTCTCGGAACGTACTTGGCAGAGTGGGTTGAACAACATCGCCCGACCGGCCAGACCCTTGACGAGCCGCGGCGCCCCGACGTCGAACCGTAGAACCGGATTGCGTGCCTCTGGCTCCTGTGTCGGAGCCTTTTCCGCGTTGCTGGCGCAATCCGAGTTCCCGCCTGATACATTTATCCGGCCCCATGTCCGCTCTCAGTGCCATTCCAATTCCCGGCATCGGCGAAGTCCGGCCGGGTGACTCCATCGCTGAGCTTGTGCTGGCGGCCGTCGCCCGCGCCGGCCTGCGATTCCAGCGTGGCGATATCCTGGTGGTCACGCACAAGATTGTTTCCAAAGCCGAAGGGCAGATCGTCGCTCTTGACCAGGTGCAACCGAGGCCGGAAGCTCGCCGCCGTGCCCAACGGCACAAGGTGGACGCGCGCGTGGTCGAGCTCGGGCTGGCACAGGCAACGCGTGTGGTGCGCAAGCATCGCAATGTCCTGATCACCGAGACGGCGCACGGCTTTGTTTGCGCCAACAGCGGCGTGGATGTTTCCAACGTGGACGGCGGCCACAGCGCGGTCCTGCTGCCGCGCGATCCCGACAACTCGGCGCGGCGCGCCTATGACGCACTGCGGCGTCGCCTCGGGTTTGCCGTTCCGGTTATCATTACCGATACCTTCGGGCGGCCGTGGCGCGAGGGCTTGGCGGAGGCGGCGATCGGGCTCGCGGGCATGAAAGCGTTCCGCGATTACCGCGCGCAACGAGATCCCTATGGATATCCGTTGCGCGTCAGCCTGGAAGCCGCCGCCGACGAACTGGCGGGCATGGCGGGACTGGCTTGCGGCAAGCTGTCGCGCCTCCCCGCGTGTATCATTCGCGGCTTCCAATATGAGCCGGGCCGCGGCAAGGGACGCGACTTGATTCGACCCGCCAAGCGCGATTTGTTTCGCTGAACGGCGTCGACGGTCGATGGCCGACGGTCGATGACAACGGTTCAGTTGCGGGTGCCCCTCATCTGCCCCGGTTTTGGCAGATGTGGGTTTTGCGGCGCGCAGCGCGGCAGAGCCTAGCCCACCGCGTGAGCCGTGGGTAAATTTGCGGTAATAAGCTTGAGCCCGCTTCCGCGGGCGACAAAATCACCGGGTGGAGGATCGCCGGGTGGGGCAGGGCTTCAGCCCTGCAAAACAAATCTAGGTACAGCCCGGCTTTAGCCGCTGAGGTACTTCGCGTGGCAGCAGCAGACATCAGTCAACTCGGGACCATCGGCTGGTCAGACATTTGCCGCCAAGCCTCGCCCGATGTCCGCGCCGCTCTGGAAACTGTGCTCGAAGCGCACGACGGCGCCCGGCTCACGCGCGACCAATGCCTGCGCCTCGCCGCCGCCGAAAATAAGGACCTGCTTGCCCTCATCGTTGCCGCCGACGACCTGCGCCGTGCCATAGTCGGCGACGTCGTCACCTACGTTGTCAATCGCAACATTAATTTCACCAACGTCTGCTTCGTCGGCTGCAAGTTCTGTGCTTTTAGTCGCGGTCCGCGCGAGGACGACGCCTACTTTCTCACCCTCGAAGACGTCGCCCGCCGTACCCGTGAGGCCCGCGCGCGCGGCGCTACCGAGGTCTGCATCCAGGGCGGTTTGCCGCGCGGGCTGCCGCCGTTTTACTACCGCGACATCTTGCGCGCCGTGAAAAGCGCCGTGCCCGACATGCACACCCACGCCTTCTCGCCGATGGAGGTTTCCTACGGCATCGAACTCACCGGCATGAGCACGCGCGACTATCTCTGCATGTTGCGCGATAACGGTCTCGACACCCTGCCCGGCACCGCTGCCGAAATTCTCGACGATGACGTGCGCGAGCTCATCTCGCGCAACAAGCTCTCGACCGCCCGCTGGCGCGAGATCATCGCCACCGCGCACCAGTGCGGCATCCGCACCACGTCAACCCTGATGTACGGCCACATCGAAACCACCGAACACTGGGTGAACCAGTTGCTGTTGCTGCGCGACATCCAAGCGCAGACCGGCGGCTTTACCGAGTTCGTGCCGCTGGGCTTCGTGCACCAGAACACGCTTCTGTTCCAGGAAGGCATGGCGCGGCCCGGCCCCACTCTTGCCGAGCATTTGAAAATCCACGCTCTCGCTCGCATAATGCTCGCTGGCTCGATTCGCAACCTGCAGGTGTCGTGGGTGAAGCTCAGCCGCGAGACCGCGCAACTCTGCCTCCGCGCCGGTGCCAATGACTACGGCGGTACGCTGATGGAGGAAAACATTTCCCGGCTGGCGGGCGCGACCTCCGGCGAGTACCTCAGCCCCGAGCAGTTCCACGAGCGCATCCGCGAACTCGGCCGCATCCCGGCCGAACGCAACACCACCTACACAAGACTTAAGTTGTTCGACAATTCGGAAGAGGGGAGCGCGCGTAGCGAGCGCCAGATCTTAGCCCACGGCCTAAGCCGTGGTCAGAGCGTTAACAAGACCGGAGCCCGCTTTAGCGGGCGACAGAATCCCTGAACTGAAGACCTGAAACTGAAACTGTTTCGAAATGATCTCCACTGTTTGCATCGTCGGCGGTACCGGCCCCGAAGGACGCGGCCTGGCTTCGCGCTGGGCCCGCGCCGGGCTGCGCGTCATCATCGGTTCGCGCGACGGGAACCGCGCCCGCATGACGGCCCAGGAAATTTGCGGCAGTCTTGGATCGGACGCCGTCGTCGAAGGCACGGAAAACTCCGCCGCCGTCCGTGCCGCCGATGTCGTGGTGCTGACCGTTCCCTTCGAAGGCCAGGCAGCAATCCTGAAGCAGTTGCGCAATCACTTCCGCCCCGGCACGGTGCTGGTGTGCGCCACCGTACCGCTGGCCAGCGGCGTCGGCGACAAGGGTTCGCGCGTGCTCGGCGTCTGGCAGGGCTCGGCGGCGCAGCAAGCGGCGGAAATGGTGCCACAGGGCATCGCCGTCGTCGGCGCGTTTCAGAACATCTCGGCCTCGCTGCTGGAAACCGACTTGCCCGTTGAATGTGACGTCATTATTTGCACCGACCACGAGAAGGCTAAAGAAGTGGCCTACGATCTCGCCCGCAAAATCCCCGGCGCGCGTCCCCTCGACGGCGGCAAACTGGAGAATGCGCGCATTGTAGAGCAGATCACCGCCCTGCTCATCACCCTCAACATCCGCCACAAAGTGCACTCCGCGGGGTTGCGAATTACCGGAATCGAAGAGAATCTGTAATTTGGTGATTTGTGATTTGCGGCGTTCGGTGGGCTGATGCCGCCCGCAGGTTGCCCGAGTGTTTTCCCATTTGACACAGGATACGTGCTCACATAAACTGTGTCATATGAACATCACCTTGTCCATCGACGATCAGCTCGTGGCGCGGGCGCGGAAGCGGGCGGAGGCCCTGGGCAAGAGTCTCAACCAGGCCATCCGAGACTACCTGCAAAATCTAGCCGGCGCTGACGATGCCGAAAGCAGCATTGACGAATTCAAGCGCCTCTCGGGCCGCGGCCACTCCCGTGGCTGGCGATTCAGTCGCGATGAGATTCATGAGCGCCCGTAGCTTCTTCGATACCAATGTCTTGGTCTATGCCGACGACAAAGGCGCACCGGCGAAGCAGCGGCGCGCTGTGGAGTTAGTGGCAGAGCACCGGCGCGGGAGAACAGGAGTGGTATCGATCCAGGTGCTGCAGGAATATTTCGTTGCCGTGACCCGCAAGCTGCGCGTGGATGCGGCCCTTGCGCGGCGAAAGGTGGAGCTGCTGGCCGAATTTGATGTGGTCGCTGCCGACGTTGGCGATGTCCTCGCCGCCATCGACCTCCAC
Proteins encoded in this region:
- the cofE gene encoding coenzyme F420-0:L-glutamate ligase, whose translation is MSALSAIPIPGIGEVRPGDSIAELVLAAVARAGLRFQRGDILVVTHKIVSKAEGQIVALDQVQPRPEARRRAQRHKVDARVVELGLAQATRVVRKHRNVLITETAHGFVCANSGVDVSNVDGGHSAVLLPRDPDNSARRAYDALRRRLGFAVPVIITDTFGRPWREGLAEAAIGLAGMKAFRDYRAQRDPYGYPLRVSLEAAADELAGMAGLACGKLSRLPACIIRGFQYEPGRGKGRDLIRPAKRDLFR
- the cofH gene encoding 5-amino-6-(D-ribitylamino)uracil--L-tyrosine 4-hydroxyphenyl transferase CofH; this encodes MAAADISQLGTIGWSDICRQASPDVRAALETVLEAHDGARLTRDQCLRLAAAENKDLLALIVAADDLRRAIVGDVVTYVVNRNINFTNVCFVGCKFCAFSRGPREDDAYFLTLEDVARRTREARARGATEVCIQGGLPRGLPPFYYRDILRAVKSAVPDMHTHAFSPMEVSYGIELTGMSTRDYLCMLRDNGLDTLPGTAAEILDDDVRELISRNKLSTARWREIIATAHQCGIRTTSTLMYGHIETTEHWVNQLLLLRDIQAQTGGFTEFVPLGFVHQNTLLFQEGMARPGPTLAEHLKIHALARIMLAGSIRNLQVSWVKLSRETAQLCLRAGANDYGGTLMEENISRLAGATSGEYLSPEQFHERIRELGRIPAERNTTYTRLKLFDNSEEGSARSERQILAHGLSRGQSVNKTGARFSGRQNP
- the npdG gene encoding NADPH-dependent F420 reductase, producing MISTVCIVGGTGPEGRGLASRWARAGLRVIIGSRDGNRARMTAQEICGSLGSDAVVEGTENSAAVRAADVVVLTVPFEGQAAILKQLRNHFRPGTVLVCATVPLASGVGDKGSRVLGVWQGSAAQQAAEMVPQGIAVVGAFQNISASLLETDLPVECDVIICTDHEKAKEVAYDLARKIPGARPLDGGKLENARIVEQITALLITLNIRHKVHSAGLRITGIEENL
- a CDS encoding DUF6364 family protein, yielding MNITLSIDDQLVARARKRAEALGKSLNQAIRDYLQNLAGADDAESSIDEFKRLSGRGHSRGWRFSRDEIHERP
- a CDS encoding PIN domain-containing protein, which translates into the protein MSARSFFDTNVLVYADDKGAPAKQRRAVELVAEHRRGRTGVVSIQVLQEYFVAVTRKLRVDAALARRKVELLAEFDVVAADVGDVLAAIDLHRLHGFSFWDALILRTAKEAGCRTIFSEDWQHAREVDGVRIINPFR